One part of the Aspergillus luchuensis IFO 4308 DNA, chromosome 5, nearly complete sequence genome encodes these proteins:
- a CDS encoding uncharacterized protein (COG:O;~EggNog:ENOG410PNSI;~antiSMASH:Cluster_5.20) — translation MAPHHEEHYHPKDAIAASMKTTMLTGGAGLFASAVQNTLTRQNVGPLGVFIRSGGTVGIFAAMGGTYEFVKTASANLREKEDHWNVALGGFFSGAILGLRARTFPALLGYGVALATATGAFEYTGGSLFGYKKNTDIDEFERREQLRKTYRIPAEQTLAELGEGRGIYGPGYAERRAERIKEAYGIEVPTTAPAS, via the exons ATGGCTCCGCACCACGAAGAGCACTACCACCCCAAGGATGCGATCGCGGCATCGATGAAGACCACTATGCTCACTGGTGGAGCGGGTCTTTTCGCCTCGGCCGTCCAGAACACCCTCACCAGACAGAATGTCGGCCCGCTGGGCGTGTTCATCCGGAGCGGTGGCACAGTCGGTATCTTCG CCGCCATGGGAGGTACCTACGAATTCGTGAAGACCGCATCCGCCAACCTTcgtgagaaggaagaccaCTGGAACGTCGCCCTGGGAGGTTTCTTCTCCGGCGCCATCCTGGGTCTCCGAG CTCGCACATTCCCCGCCCTCCTGGGTTACGGCGTCGCTCTGGCCACCGCCACGGGCGCTTTCGAATACACCGGTGGATCGTTGTTCGGCTACAAGAAGAACACCGATATCGACGAGTTTGAGCGTCGGGAACAGCTCCGGAAGACATACAGAATCCCCGCGGAGCAGACTCTTGCTGAATTGGGCGAGGGACGAG GTATCTATGGCCCCGGATACGCCGAGAGACGGGCGGAGAGAATCAAGGAGGCATACGGTATCGAGGTTCCCACAACGGCTCCGGCATCATGA
- the COQ9 gene encoding uncharacterized protein (COG:S;~EggNog:ENOG410PNI5;~InterPro:IPR013718,IPR012762;~PFAM:PF08511;~go_function: GO:0008289 - lipid binding [Evidence IEA];~go_process: GO:0006744 - ubiquinone biosynthetic process [Evidence IEA]) codes for MTRSQPLLTLSRRYLTTAAPRTTTTTPIRTTTSLLTTKPTTTSLRTIQHQPCLRTTTPSIRPYHSIHHPSPPHEYSNSQTTILSSALRHVPTHGFTRDALTLGARDAGFLDVSVQLLPRGEFDLILFWLASRRGLLRSKVENDALLQSQSQQGPLSVDDKIKILIMERLRMNVEVKDKLQDALAIMSLGENIPLSLSELHALSDDILTLAGDASVDASWYSKRMAVAAVYASSEFVMTRDTSAGLRDTEEFLTRRWADARAVKDKVSGVKQCLGFLGSTAVGLGRSWGLKL; via the exons ATGACTCGCTCACaacccctcctcaccctctcccgGAGGTATCTCACAACTGCCGCACCCCggacaaccacaaccacacccATCCGTACAACCACAtctctcctcaccaccaaacccaccaccaccagcctCCGCACcatccaacaccaaccatgcctccgcaccaccacccccagcaTTCGTCCCTAccactccatccaccacccctccccaccccacgAATACTCCAACTCCCAAACgaccatcctctcctctgCTCTCCGCCACGTCCCGACCCACGGCTTCACCCGCGACGCCCTAACCCTCGGAGCCCGGGACGCCGGCTTCCTGGACGTCTCGGTGCAACTTCTCCCTCGGGGCGAATTCGACCTGATTCTCTTCTGGCTGGCGAGTCGTCGGGGTCTCCTCCGCTCCAAGGTGGAGAATGATGCGCTGCtgcaatcccaatcccagcaGGGACCTCTGTCCGTGGACGACAAGATCAAGATTCTGATTATGGAGCGGCTGCGCATGAATGTTGAAGTGAAGGATAAGTTGCAGGAT GCCCTAGCCATCATGTCCCTCGGCGAAAACATCCCCCTCTCATTATCCGAACTGCACGCTCTCTCAGACGATATCCTCACGCTAGCGGGCGACGCTTCCGTCGATGCATCGTGGTATTCGAAGCGCATGGCTGTGGCGGCCGTGTATGCGTCGTCGGAATTTGTGATGACGCGGGATACGAGCGCGGGGCTGCGTGATACCGAGGAATTTCTGACTCGCCGGTGGGCGGATGCAAGGGCTGTGAAGGATAAGGTGTCTGGGGTGAAGCAGTGTTTGGGGTTCTTGGGGTCGACTGCTGTGGGattggggaggagttgggggtTGAAGCTGTAG
- a CDS encoding RNP domain protein (COG:A;~EggNog:ENOG410PJTU;~InterPro:IPR000504,IPR012677,IPR035979;~PFAM:PF00076;~go_function: GO:0003676 - nucleic acid binding [Evidence IEA]), with the protein MADVYRPYQRERSRSPRRRSRSPRRSRRSYSPRSRSRSRDDYRRSDRRSRSPMSTTQGAPGGHSASGYGGRSSYPPPPRSFEDRAVAKEQMMQAVRESSQQDRRVYVGNLSYDVKWHHLKDFMRQAGEVIFADVLLLPNGMSKGCGIVEYATREQAQNAVNTLSNQNLMGRLVYVREDREPEPRFTGGPSRGDFGGGGRGGFGGGFGGPAGGGAGGRQLYVSNLPFNVGWQDLKDLFRQAAQQGAVIRADVHTDATGRPKGSGIVAFESPEDARNAIQQFNGYDWQGRQLEVREDRFAGAGPGFGGRGGFGGRGGFGGGFGGRGGFGGRGGFGGGFRGGYGGAPGGFGGAPGGFEGVPSGPPNPFTDFATSGGDKSAVIYVRNLPWSTCNEDLVDLFSTIGKVDRAEIQYEPNGRSRGTGVVQFDSTETAETAIAKFTGYQYGGRPLGITFVKYMNAGPGPGDVAMDGTEPTAPITQDQIM; encoded by the exons ATGG CCGACGTCTATCGACCCTATCAA CGCGAGAGGTCTCGTTCTCCCCGTCGTCGTTCTCGTAGCCCTCGACGCAGCCGTCGCTCTTACTCTCCCCGCAGTCGCTCTCGCAGCCGTGACGACTATCGCCGCTCCGACCGTCGTTCTCGTTCGCCTATGAGTACGACCCAAGGCGCTCCCGGTGGtcattctgcttctggtTACGGTGGGCGCAGCAGCTACCCACCTCCCCCCCGTTCGTTCGAGGATCGCGCCGTCGCCAAAGAACAAATGATGCAAGCCGTGCGCGAGTCGTCCCAGCAAGACCGTCGCGTCTATGTGGGCAACCTCTCTTACGATGTCAAGTGGCATCATCTGAAAGATTTTATGAGACAGG CTGGAGAAGTCATCTTTGCCGATGTCTTACTGCTTCCCAATGGAATGTCGAAG GGATGCGG GATTGTGGAATACGCAACCAGGGAACAAGCGCAAAATGCGGTAAACACCCTCAGCAACCAGAACTTGATGGGAAGACTCGTCTACGTCCGTGAG GATCGTGAGCCCGAGCCTCGTTTCACGGGAGGTCCCTCTCGTGGTGActtcggaggtggtggtcgcGGCGGCTTCGGTGGCGGCTTCGGTGGCCCtgccggcggcggcgctggTGGCCGTCAGCTTTATGTTTCGAAT CTTCCGTTTAATGTTGGCTGGCAAGATTTGAAGGATCTTTTCCGCCAAGCTG CTCAGCAGGGCGCTGTGATCCGTGCCGATGTTCACACCGATGCCACCGGCCGTCCCAAGGGCTCTGGTATTGTCGCCTTCGAGTCCCCCGAGGATGCCCGGAATGCCATTCAGCAGTTCAACGGATACGACTGGCAAGGACGCCAGCTGGAGGTTCGTGAGGATCGCTTCGCTGGTGCTGGACCTGGATTcggtggccgtggtggctTCGGCGGTCGCGgtggctttggtggtggtttcggTGGCCGCGGTGGCTTtggtggccgtggcggcTTCGGCGGAGGCTTCCGTGGTGGTTATGGCGGTGCGCCCGGCGGTTTCGGTGGTGCTCCTGGTGGTTTCGAGGGTGTGCCCTCTGGTCCCCCTAACCCGTTCACCGATTTCGCTACCTCCGGCGGCGACAAGAGCGCTGTCATCTACGTGCGCAACCTGCCTTGGTCGACTTGCAACGAGGATCTGGTGGATCTGTTCTCGACTATCGGCAAGGTTGATCGTGCGGAGATCCAGTACGAGCCCAATGGTCGCTCCCGCGGCACCGGTGTGGTTCAGTTTGATAGTACGGAGACTGCGGAGACAGCTATCG CCAAGTTCACCGGCTACCAGTACGGCGGTCGTCCCCTGGGCATTACGTTCGTCAAGTACATGAACGCCGGCCCCGGGCCCGGTGATGTTGCGATGGACGGCACTGAGCCGACTGCTCCGATCACGCAGGATCAGATCATGTAA
- the UBP2 gene encoding ubiquitin-specific protease UBP2 (BUSCO:EOG092604S1;~COG:O;~EggNog:ENOG410PGYH;~InterPro:IPR025305,IPR001394,IPR018200,IPR028889, IPR038765;~MEROPS:MER0000865;~PFAM:PF13446,PF00443;~antiSMASH:Cluster_5.20;~go_function: GO:0004843 - thiol-dependent ubiquitin-specific protease activity [Evidence IEA];~go_process: GO:0006511 - ubiquitin-dependent protein catabolic process [Evidence IEA];~go_process: GO:0016579 - protein deubiquitination [Evidence IEA]) has protein sequence MSSPQKPGKTAPRLVQDIHDYDPVHSPGSGRNLLSEVPPVFPDHYVGPSEFISPSACRHTYVIKSKQSFLPKPEQRSSSGNPTKVSAICSKCRYHLQLVVTSTPGIGSQSVPGHIHHLVYKSGRQRGGATAEEVTPKGQVAETFHYDCSYLTCPTTVSVRIVSPVLHPEWVHLLTDPELLQQRADEAIATHPERLEGIARPQPINVLENLRTYITNAFNPSQQGKSISAINKRFMACFGVEGKPCKDLLEFLGFSVKNEGFWEPPRPNAWAEVPYQDQLKIFLDDVLHELAVLIEQRPVLEKKGHQIEFSYQIAKNDLLNALEALNYQKALNVDSFEMPPAPYYEDLGVVEDMSAQLIIEAFNRQVAVDPGRMPTYLKCLKAIGNLRGGYEAEAIDQAVQVAYADGKYTDDDVINAYKYFGLTHDDPRLTEDSIIGTFHAYLSSTTQETESRRELWKIGDSRRSERIKSAAEDRVATVEQAQVYLGVSEETSDDFIMAMYTAKVNDTPSSRDLARRAVEFIAEARKSDALRHFVRTGEMTAGEMDIGDAYRLLQIPDRTVDDGAIMAAYTICVDEAPGQAETYNQALRIIAKDKNSTLLGSMVSDDTKPDRNMSEWPVGLQNIGNTCYLNSLLQFYFSVRPYREMVLDFESFKMDLTDESLSKKQVGSRKVSKKEVERSQKFLRELRTLFSDMITSPSSHVTPGQELARLTLISPSNEAAIRRRSTISAYRPAGALGEINGMPVLGPLGPPQPIPEKEVEKEAENQTATESEGVKRSTVSDVDSEATLVSDGVKNDIKSPPIDDKENEPPADLDLKDVQDEPSSDSAELGSPGDTTPIDNVEPSNRPPPVPPRPTPQVDPQKQLIEEVEIGAQQDVTEVINNVLFQSQCAIRPIAHSPEGEQIDQVKDLFYGRTRSYIASEKGVRSKEEWWCDIKIDVATGPRDIYAAIDGAFDVQKVNVENSVAEQYGAISKLPPVLQIQVQRVQFDPTTKRSFKSTHHLGLKETIYLDRYMDSQQPQFLERRQQCWQWKNSLRELEARRAELLRQVDSDGMDTAGLLNSAKEVLEDLAAMREEPDYAEDAIDFDTQIITEVDQLSQIAKADLNYVENQIQETQNKITAQFADYKYLAYRLYAVFVHHGSVSFGHYYIYIFDFERNVWRKYNDNYVTEVNDLDEIFKDEGQSNPPTPYFLVYVNDTMKDRLADPVCREILEESTANANEDVDMNPPAYDEIWTDQGGSGTVVDHPMTEAKDDANAGSGKAAWGWPPKTSTDLDHVKW, from the exons ATGTCGTCTCCGCAGAAGCCTG GCAAGACTGCCCCGCGTCTTGTGCAAGATATCCACGACTATGACCCTGTTCATTCTCCAGGCTCCGGCCGCAACCTACTGTCGGAGGTGCCCCCGGTCTTCCCCGATCACTATGTTGGACCATCAGAGTTCATATCGCCTTCAGCTTGCCGTCACACTTATGTGATCAAATCGAAACAAAGCTTCCTACCAAAGCCAGAGCAGAGAAGCAGCTCAGGCAACCCCACCAAAGTATCAGCGATATGCTCCAAGTGCCGATACCATCTGCAGCTGGTCGTGACATCGACACCTGGGATCGGCAGCCAGAGTGTGCCGGGACACATACACCATCTGGTATATAAGTCAGGGAGGCAGAGAGGAGGTGCAACGGCAGAAGAAGTTACACCCAAGGGCCAGGTGGCGGAGACCTTCCATTATGACTGCTCCTACCTCACTTGTCCAACCACAGTGTCCGTTAGGATTGTGTCTCCTGTGCTACATCCGGAATGGGTACATCTGTTGACCGATCCggagttgctgcagcagcgaGCAGATGAGGCGATTGCAACACACCCCGAGCGCCTGGAAGGGATAGCTCGGCCGCAGCCCATTAATGTCTTGGAAAACTTGCGCACATATATCACCAACGCCTTCAATCCCAGTCAACAGGGTAAATCCATATCAGCGATCAACAAGAGGTTCATGGCGTGCTTCGGTGTTGAAGGCAAGCCTTGCAAAGATTTGTTGGAGTTTTTGGGTTTCTCTGTCAAG AATGAAGGTTTCTGGGAGCCTCCGCGCCCCAACGCCTGGGCCGAAGTCCCCTACCAGGATCAACTCAAAATATTCCTCGATGATGTTCTACATGAGCTTGCTGTACTCATCGAGCAGAGGCCAGTActtgagaagaagggccaCCAGATTGAATTCTCATATCAAATAGCAAAGAATGACCTCTTGAATGCTCTGGAAGCATTGAACT ACCAGAAGGCTCTCAATGTCGACTCATTCGAAATGCCCCCTGCTCC TTATTACGAAGATTTAGGCGTCGTGGAAGACATGTCTGCGCAATTGATTATTGAGGCGTTCAATCGCCAGGTCGCTGTAGACCCTGGTCGCATGCCCACATACCTGAAATGTCTCAAGGCGATAGGTAATCTTAGAGGGGGGTACGAAGCTGAAGCTATTGACCAAGCCGTTCAAGTGGCTTATGCCGACGGCAAATACACTGACGACGATGTGATCAATGCTTACAAGTACTTCGGTTTGACCCATGACGATCCGCGGCTTACCGAGGACAGCATCATTGGGACCTTCCATGCTTACTTGAGCTCCACCACCCAGGAGACAGAATCGCGCAGAGAATTGTGGAAGATTGGAGACAGCAGGCGTAGTGAGCGCATCAAGTCAGCCGCCGAAGATA GAGTGGCAACTGTTGAGCAAGCGCAAGTTTACCTTGGTGTGAGCGAGGAGACAAGCGATgacttcatcatggccatgTATACAGCTAAG GTCAATGACACACCATCAAGCCGGGATCTTGCGCGCCGTGCCGTTGAATTTATTGCAGAGGCGCGGAAATCGGATGCTCTTCGACACTTCGTCAGAACTGGCGAGATGACAGCGGGTGAGATGGATATCGGGGATGCCTACCGGCTTCTCCAAATTCCTGATCGTACCGTTGACGATGGAGCAATAATGGCGGCTTACACGATATGCGTCGATGAAGCCCCGGGACAAGCTGAGACGTACAATCAAGCCTTGCGCATAATTGCCAAAGACAAGAATAGCACGCTGCTGGGAAGTATGGTTTCTGATGATACAAAGCCGGACCGTAATATGTCGGAATGGCCCGTCGGATTGCAGAACATCGGCAACACATGCTACCTCAATAGTCTGCTACAATTCTATTTCTCTGTCCGCCCATACAGGGAGATGGTCCTGGATTTTGAGAGTTTCAAGATGGACTTGACTGATGAGAGCCTGAGTAAGAAACAGGTGGGATCACGCAAGGTCTCTAAGAAGGAAGTGGAACGTTCCCAAAAGT TTCTCAGAGAATTAAGGACACTTTTTTCTGACATGATtacatctccatcctctcaTGTCACACCGGGCCAGGAGTTGGCGCGGTTGACATTGATCAGTCCTTCTAACGAAGCAGCGATACGTCGTCGGTCTACAATCTCCGCGTACAGGCCCGCGGGTGCCCTAGGTGAAATCAACGGCATGCCGGTACTAGGACCTCTTGGGCCGCCGCAACCGATcccggagaaggaggtggagaaaGAAGCGGAGAACCAGACGGCTACCGAAAGCGAGGGTGTCAAGCGCTCAACAGTTAGCGATGTCGATAGCGAGGCCACACTTGTCTCTGATGGTGTCAAGAATGACATTAAATCTCCTCCGATTGACGATAAAGAGAACGAACCTCCGGCTGATCTGGACTTGAAAGACGTGCAGGACGAGCCTAGTTCCGATTCCGCCGAACTAGGGTCCCCCGGTGATACAACACCCATAGACAATGTCGAGCCTTCCAATCGACCACCGCCAGTGCCTCCGCGACCCACCCCGCAAGTCGACCCTCAGAAGCAGCTTATAGAAGAGGTAGAGATCGGAGCGCAGCAGGATGTGACTGAAGTTATCAACAACGTGCTTTTCCAGAGCCAATGTGCTATCCGTCCCATTGCTCATTCTCCGGAGGGTGAGCAAATCGATCAAGTGAAAGA TCTTTTCTACGGCCGGACCCGATCTTATATTGCTTCAGAAAAAGGTGTACGCTCCAAAGAAGAGTGGTGGTGTGACATCAAAATCGATGTTGCAACTGGCCCTCGTGACATTTATGCAGCCATTGACGGTGCCTTTGACGTACAGAAGGTGAATGTAGAGAACTCGGTGGCTGAGCAGTACGGTGCTATCAGCAAGCTCCCGCCAGTGCTTCAGATTCAGGTTCAGCGTGTCCAGTTTGACCCCACAACGAAGCGCTCATTCAAGTCCACGCACCATCTCGGATTGAAGGAGACGATTTATCTTGACCGATATATGGACTCGCAGCAACCGCAGTTCCTGGAGCGGCGACAGCAGTGCTGGCAATGGAAGAACTCGCTCAGAGAGCTTGAGGCGCGCCGTGCGGAGTTACTGCGTCAAGTG GATTCCGACGGCATGGATACGGCGGGTTTGCTCAACAGCGCTAAGGAAGTACTCGAAGACTTGGCAGCTATGAGAGAAGAGCCTGATTATGCCGAGGACGCGATCGATTTTGACACGCAAATAATTACCGAGGTTGATCAGCTTTCTCAGATAGCAAAGGCTGACTTGAACT ATGTCGAAAACCAAATCCAGGAGACCCAGAACAAGATCACCGCTCAGTTTGCCGACTACAAGTACCTGGCTTATCGCCTGTATGCCGTTTTCGTCCACCACGGATCGGTCTCCTTCGGCCACTACTACATTTACATCTTCGACTTTGAACGGAACGTTTGGAGGAAATACAATGACAACTATGTCACCGAAGTAAACGACCTGGATGAGATCTTCAAGGACGAGGGACAGTCCAACCCGCCTACGCCGTACTTCCTGGTATACGTCAACGACACGATGAAGGATCGGCTCGCCGACCCGGTCTGCAGGGAAATCTTGGAAGAATCCACGGCGAATGCCAATGAAGATGTGGACATGAATCCACCAGCGTACGACGAGATCTGGACAGACCAGGGCGGATCAGGTACGGTAGTCGATCACCCCATGACGGAGGCTAAAGACGATGCCAATGCAGGATCCGGCAAGGCTGCCTGGGGTTGGCCACCGAAGACAAGCACTGACTTAGACCATGTAAAGTGGTAG
- a CDS encoding uncharacterized protein (TransMembrane:2 (o20-37i49-81o)), giving the protein MDGWMIKAFGSILDHWMGHVSFFTSCTYAPFAMPGFFNSLYNIPPPFELFLVFILFLLQLVDLSFLSASAIFCMLVALLVFETGLVVGSLNPRMDACKQTHGSFVLHQGFGYLSI; this is encoded by the coding sequence ATGGACGGTTGGATGATCAAGGCGTTTGGATCAATTCTGGATCACTGGATGGGAcatgtttcttttttcactTCTTGCACTTATGCACCGTTTGCGATGCCTGGTTTCTTCAATTCTCTGTACAATATTCCCCCACCATTTGAACTTTTCTTGGTCTTCATCTTATTCTTGCTTCAGCTGGTTGATCTGAGCTTTCTTTCTGCGTCTGCTATATTTTGCATGcttgttgctttgcttgttTTTGAAACTGGTCTGGTCGTCGGGAGTTTGAATCCTCGGATGGATGCATGCAAACAAACACACGGATCGTTTGTCCTTCATCAGGGCTTTggatatctatctatatag
- a CDS encoding SLM1 family PH domain-containing protein (COG:T;~EggNog:ENOG410PIQP;~InterPro:IPR043453,IPR001849,IPR033191,IPR011993;~PFAM:PF00169;~go_component: GO:0031932 - TORC2 complex [Evidence IEA];~go_function: GO:0005546 - phosphatidylinositol-4,5-bisphosphate binding [Evidence IEA];~go_process: GO:0016197 - endosomal transport [Evidence IEA];~go_process: GO:0030036 - actin cytoskeleton organization [Evidence IEA];~go_process: GO:0038203 - TORC2 signaling [Evidence IEA]), with protein sequence MAMAVRSQTPVQDTYGSIPHHPDLLLNRGYSTRSSSRPNSIVASTSGYLAHGANPEAPTSHPYNGRFHEEFDVASHRDSVDGPSGMQRSASQMSQTRSATPTRTSTLKKKASLSKRGSMRRSGSKRSLRAGSVRSLVLGDKEKYGADGEDPNSAFYVPIPTNGSPTEVLANRFQAWRKVLKDLIIFFKEVQKSYETRSKLFLSASNIMQNTSLPPTFLKSGGLSDATDILRDFHRQGYLEANKAAEVESEVVNQLMGLRNDLQKKTKEIRGLSGDFRNSVEKEVDATRKTVRHLHEALGLVDTDPSATSGRGDPFIVRLGVDRQIEKQIEEENYLHRAFLNLEHSGRELESIVVGEIQKAYNAYASILKREADETYDTVEKLRAGPISMPHDHEWNSFIANTDELVDPRVPLRDVENITYPGRDHPAAVEVRSGMLERKSKYLKSYTPGWYVLSPTHLHEFKSADRVAWQQPVMSLNLPEQKLGSHSQPDSTSHKFMLKGRQTGTMHRGHSWVFRAESHDTMMAWYEDIESLISKTGEARNAYVRQHIRTVSGMSWRNSSDGMDEDEADRTPYSAESAVLHQERPTSQPREPGGRFPSDVQIDRHLEAPLSPSSGESSGERDLLAAAGSLPDGRDSFSNDVEMGQNRASSAAAAAPVERHDSYYGSWMSTSDGGRQRQFGQHAQNSNDNRERVGSDRGSTTNLYVAGLGSTNSRDPSLTRQRERGESTSTAPTTTNVTDYTHTTVPTSIDEREESDAQDDTLVDDGVGITKQQSAASVDGSMRTPLAGPVTTDSAAASQTGSLRRPPPQSKNSVSTLELQIPGHYPPTGMAA encoded by the exons ATGGCTATGGCCGTTAGGTCGCAAACGCCAGTGCAGGACACTTACGGCTCTATTCCACACCACCCCGACCTGCTGTTAAATCGCGGGTACAGCACGCGCTCTAGCTCCCGGCCGAACTCGATCGTCGCCAGCACGTCCGGTTACCTTGCGCACGGCGCCAATCCTGAGGCACCAACCTCCCACCCGTATAACGGCCGCTTCCACGAGGAATTCGATGTCGCCAGTCACCGTGACTCGGTAGACGGTCCATCCGGCATGCAGCGATCCGCCTCCCAAATGTCACAGACCCGTTCCGCGACCCCGACCCGGACCAGTaccttgaagaagaaagcatccCTCAGCAAGAGGGGCAGTATGCGCCGCAGCGGTAGCAAGCGCAGCTTGCGCGCGGGCAGTGTACGGAGCCTGGTCCTGGGTGACAAAGAAAAGTATGGCGCCGATGGCGAAGATCCGAACAGCGCTTTCTATGTTCCTATTCCCACGAATGGAAGCCCGACTGAGGTTCTGGCCAATCGCTTTCAAG CATGGCGCAAGGTCCTGAAGGACCTCATTATCTTCTTCAAGGAAGTGCAGAAGTCCTACGAAACCCGATCGAAATTGTTCCTGTCAGCATCCAATATCATGCAGAACACATCGCTGCCCCCCACGTTCCTCAAATCCGGTGGTCTGTCCGATGCGACCGACATTTTGCGTGACTTTCACCGACAAGGATACTTGGAAGCGAACAAAGCCGCGGAGGTGGAAAGCGAAGTCGTGAACCAGCTGATGGGTTTGCGAAATGATCTacagaagaagaccaaggaaaTTCGGGGTCTCTCTGGTGATTTCCGCAACTccgtggagaaggaagtcgaCGCCACCCGCAAAACAGTTCGACACTTGCACGAAGCGCTGGGTTTGGTTGACACCGATCCTTCTGCAACCTCTGGGAGAGGCGATCCTTTCATCGTTCGCCTGGGCGTGGACAGGCAAATCGAGAAGCAAATCGAAGAGGAAAACTACCTGCACCGG GCATTCCTGAACCTAGAACATTCTGGTCGCGAGCTCGAGTCCATCGTTGTAGGCGAAATACAGAAAGCCTATAATGCATATGCCAGCATCCTCAAGCGTGAAGCAGATGAGACATATGACACCGTCGAAAAACTGCGCGCGGGGCCGATCTCCATGCCTCACGATCACGAGTGGAACTCCTTCATCGCGAACACGGATGAACTGGTCGATCCGCGCGTTCCTCTTCGCGATGTGGAGAATATCACATATCCGGGTAGGGATCATCCCGCGGCAGTGGAGGTCCGATCCGGGATGTTGGAGCGCAAAAGCAAGTACCTCAAGAGTTATACACCCGGCTG GTATGTTCTGTCTCCTACTCATCTTCACGAGTTCAAGTCTGCCGATCGAGTCGCATGGCAACAACCGGTGATGTCATTGAACCTTCCCGAGCAGAAGCTGGGTTCGCATTCGCAGCCAGACTCGACGTCGCACAAATTCATGCTCAAGGGGCGTCAAACTGGGACCATGCACCGAGGTCATTCCTGGGTCTTCCGCGCGGAATCGCACGATACGATGATGGCCTGGTATGAAGACATCGAGAGCCTCATCTCGAAGACTGGCGAAGCTCGGAATGCATATGTGAGGCAGCATATTCGAACTGTGAGTGGCATGAGTTGGCGGAACAGCagtgatgggatggatgaagacgaagcaGACCGCACACCGTACTCTGCAGAGTCCGCAGTCTTGCACCAGGAACGTCCGACGTCTCAGCCTCGCGAACCGGGCGGGCGTTTCCCCAGTGACGTGCAAATAGACCGCCATTTGGAGGCTCCACTGTCACCCTCTAGTGGTGAGAGCTCTGGTGAGAGAGATCTTCTAGCCGCAGCCGGCTCCTTACCTGACGGTCGGGATTCATTCAGCAATGATGTAGAGATGGGCCAGAACCGTGCTAgcagtgctgctgctgcagctccagTGGAGAGACACGATAGCTACTATGGCAGCTGGATGAGCACGTCAGATGGCGGTCGACAGAGACAGTTTGGCCAACACGCTCAAAACTCGAACGACAACCGGGAAAGAGTCGGATCTGATCGCGGGAGTACCACGAATTTATATGTGGCGGGACTTGGGTCCACAAACTCTCGCGACCCTTCTCTGACCCGCCAGAGGGAGCGCGGCGAGAGCACATCAACCGCACCAACAACGACGAATGTAACCGACTACACTCATACCACCGTGCCCACGTCGATTGATGAACGAGAAGAGTCTGACGCTCAAGATGACACCTTGGTGGATGACGGTGTGGGCATTACGAAGCAGCAATCGGCGGCTTCGGTAGACGGCTCAATGCGGACGCCACTGGCTGGACCTGTCACAACCGATTCGGCGGCTGCCTCGCAAACCGGAAGCCTCAGGCGTCCTCCACCGCAGTCCAAGAATAGTGTGTCGACGCTTGAACTGCAGATTCCTGGCCATTACCCTCCAACCGGTATGGCTGCATAA